One window from the genome of Bacteroidales bacterium encodes:
- the lpxK gene encoding tetraacyldisaccharide 4'-kinase, with amino-acid sequence MNLFLKIILLPFSMIYGIGIIFRNIFYDLKIIRSYAFPTPLICVGNINTGGTGKTPAIEYIIRTLLENNITNLFTLSRGYGRKTKGYILADSKSTAELIGDEPLQFFLKFPEIQVAVCEKRAQGIHKILNKFPSTQCILLDDAYQHRAVRAGLNILLTVYDNLYSNDLILPSGRLREFRSAAKRAKIIIVTKCPANISETKKDEIIKRLKPEPHQKILFSSIKYLPPVAVNTEMMHKYTDLKEVFVLLFSGIANPEPLEKYLNQNCKTLFSLRFKDHHVYSEKDMDLISGKFLNIVSENKIIITTEKDYSRLCTEKTFDKYRNLPLFYIPVEMEFQEKDKIFFNQTLLDYVRKNQ; translated from the coding sequence TCGAAATATATTTTATGATTTAAAAATTATACGCTCTTACGCTTTTCCTACGCCCCTTATATGTGTTGGAAATATTAACACAGGCGGAACAGGAAAAACACCGGCTATCGAATATATTATCCGTACGCTGCTTGAAAATAACATTACAAATTTGTTTACACTTAGCCGCGGATATGGACGGAAAACAAAAGGATACATACTTGCTGATTCAAAATCTACAGCAGAATTGATTGGAGACGAACCTTTACAATTTTTTCTGAAATTTCCTGAAATACAAGTTGCCGTTTGCGAAAAAAGGGCTCAGGGCATTCATAAAATTCTTAACAAATTTCCTTCAACACAGTGCATACTTCTTGATGATGCTTACCAGCACAGAGCTGTCCGGGCTGGATTAAACATATTGCTGACAGTTTATGACAACTTATATTCAAATGATTTGATACTCCCCTCCGGGCGTCTTCGTGAATTCCGTTCTGCCGCCAAAAGGGCAAAAATTATTATTGTAACAAAGTGTCCGGCAAATATTTCCGAAACAAAAAAAGATGAAATTATCAAACGCCTAAAGCCCGAGCCTCATCAGAAAATTCTTTTTTCATCCATTAAGTACCTGCCTCCTGTAGCTGTCAATACAGAAATGATGCACAAATATACTGACTTGAAAGAAGTCTTTGTCCTGCTATTTTCTGGTATAGCCAATCCGGAGCCTTTGGAAAAATATTTAAATCAAAACTGCAAAACTTTATTTTCGCTCCGCTTTAAGGACCATCATGTTTATTCTGAAAAAGATATGGATTTAATCTCCGGGAAATTCCTAAATATTGTTTCTGAAAATAAAATAATAATAACCACTGAAAAAGATTACAGCAGGCTTTGTACAGAAAAAACATTTGACAAATACAGGAATCTTCCCCTGTTTTATATACCGGTAGAAATGGAATTTCAGGAAAAAGACAAAATATTTTTCAATCAAACCTTATTAGACTATGTTAGAAAAAATCAATGA
- a CDS encoding purine-nucleoside phosphorylase — MLEKINETIKFIRSKTNFEPAVGIVLGTGLGNLAGEIHKVASIPYQDIPHFPVSTVIGHKGQFVFGTLKGVNVLAMQGRFHFYEGYNMQEITYPIKTLKHLGIKTLILSNASGGVNPEFSIGDIMIITDHINLMGTNPLIGKNDDLIGPRFPDMSDAYDKNLINKALNIAKKNNILCRTGVYAAVTGPCFETPSEYKYIKFVGADCVGMSTVPEVIVARHMGLPVFAVSIITDLGVEGKIVEISHEEVIKAANNAEPKMTKIISELITSV; from the coding sequence ATGTTAGAAAAAATCAATGAAACAATTAAGTTCATCCGAAGTAAAACAAATTTTGAACCTGCTGTTGGAATTGTATTGGGAACAGGATTGGGAAATCTTGCCGGCGAAATTCATAAGGTTGCCAGTATCCCATATCAGGATATTCCTCACTTTCCCGTTTCAACAGTAATAGGACATAAAGGGCAATTTGTGTTTGGTACACTCAAGGGAGTTAATGTTTTGGCTATGCAGGGACGTTTCCATTTTTATGAAGGATATAATATGCAAGAAATTACTTACCCTATAAAAACATTAAAACACCTTGGAATTAAAACGCTTATATTATCAAATGCCAGCGGAGGAGTTAACCCGGAATTTTCTATTGGGGATATTATGATAATCACCGACCATATAAACCTTATGGGCACCAACCCCCTGATAGGCAAAAATGATGACCTGATAGGGCCACGTTTTCCCGACATGAGTGATGCATACGATAAAAACTTAATTAATAAGGCACTTAATATTGCAAAAAAGAATAACATTCTATGTCGCACCGGTGTTTATGCTGCCGTAACCGGACCCTGTTTTGAAACACCTTCAGAATATAAATATATTAAGTTTGTAGGGGCTGATTGTGTGGGGATGTCAACGGTACCGGAAGTAATTGTTGCAAGGCATATGGGGCTTCCGGTTTTTGCAGTTTCAATTATTACGGATCTTGGAGTTGAAGGAAAAATCGTTGAGATATCTCACGAAGAAGTTATTAAAGCCGCCAACAACGCTGAGCCTAAAATGACAAAAATTATCAGCGAACTTATCACATCTGTCTGA
- a CDS encoding MmcQ/YjbR family DNA-binding protein, with the protein MNIEEFRIYCLSKKGATECFPFDNDTLVFKVLDKMFALTGLSGDFILSLKCNPEKAIELRERYPCVQPGYHMNKKFWNTIVIDGSTTDEILYQWVDHSYDEVVKQMNRNKRTLLEML; encoded by the coding sequence ATGAATATTGAAGAGTTTCGGATTTATTGTCTTTCGAAAAAGGGAGCTACCGAATGCTTTCCTTTTGATAATGACACATTGGTTTTTAAAGTTTTGGATAAAATGTTTGCCCTAACAGGATTAAGCGGGGATTTCATTTTAAGTCTAAAATGCAATCCTGAAAAAGCTATCGAATTGAGGGAGAGATATCCTTGTGTTCAACCTGGGTATCACATGAATAAAAAATTCTGGAATACTATCGTAATTGACGGAAGTACTACTGACGAAATATTATATCAATGGGTTGACCATTCTTATGATGAAGTAGTAAAGCAAATGAACAGAAACAAAAGAACACTTTTGGAAATGTTATGA
- a CDS encoding acyl-CoA carboxylase subunit beta: MSLRQKTSELRKRMHGALQGGGEKAIEKQKATGKMTARERILTLLDSDSFHEYDLFVEHAGKDFDMDKKYLPGDGVVTGTGTISGYPVCIYAQDFTVAGGSLGYMHAKKIAKIMDHAMKLKVPLIGINDSGGARIQEGVNSLAGYGEIFYRNTLASGVIPQISVILGPCAGGAVYSPALTDFVFVVDKISKMFITGPEVIKTVLGEDISMEDLGGAKVHAEITGNAHFYAESELECFDQIKKLVSFIPWNNTKKAEPFPIKQPKTKQYKISELFPTDSKKPYDVRNIIKAICDDSDFFEVQQMFAANIVVGFARINGQSVGFVANQPMVLAGVLDVDSSDKAARFVRFCDSFNIPLITFVDLPGYLPGIDQEHAGVIRHGAKVLYSYSEATVPKITVILRKAYGGGYIAMCSHHLRADFVLAWPTAEIAVMGPEGAANIIFKNEILNAPNPEEARRKKIEDYKEKFANPYVAAAYGYVDAVIDPLETRNFITHALEISAQKKEDRPIKKHGIPPF, from the coding sequence ATGTCTTTAAGACAAAAAACATCTGAGCTCAGGAAACGGATGCACGGTGCCTTACAGGGAGGTGGCGAAAAAGCAATTGAAAAGCAAAAAGCCACCGGAAAAATGACAGCAAGAGAGCGTATCCTTACATTGCTGGATTCTGATTCATTTCATGAATATGATCTTTTCGTGGAACATGCAGGAAAGGATTTTGATATGGATAAAAAATACCTGCCCGGCGATGGTGTTGTAACCGGAACAGGAACTATCAGCGGCTATCCTGTATGTATTTATGCACAAGATTTTACAGTTGCAGGAGGTTCTCTGGGATATATGCATGCAAAAAAAATTGCAAAAATCATGGACCATGCCATGAAACTAAAAGTTCCACTGATTGGGATTAATGATAGTGGCGGGGCACGTATTCAGGAAGGGGTAAATTCTCTTGCCGGGTATGGTGAAATTTTTTACCGCAATACGCTGGCCTCAGGAGTTATTCCACAAATTTCAGTTATCCTCGGCCCATGTGCCGGAGGAGCAGTGTATTCTCCTGCATTAACAGATTTTGTTTTTGTGGTTGACAAAATATCCAAAATGTTCATTACAGGGCCTGAAGTAATAAAAACCGTGCTTGGAGAAGATATTTCTATGGAAGATCTGGGTGGAGCTAAAGTCCACGCAGAGATAACCGGCAATGCACATTTCTATGCAGAAAGTGAGCTGGAGTGTTTTGATCAAATAAAAAAGCTGGTTTCTTTTATTCCATGGAATAATACAAAAAAAGCAGAACCATTCCCTATAAAACAACCCAAAACAAAACAATATAAAATATCGGAACTTTTTCCTACAGATTCAAAAAAACCATATGATGTAAGAAACATTATTAAAGCCATTTGTGACGATTCTGATTTTTTTGAAGTCCAGCAAATGTTTGCAGCCAATATTGTAGTCGGGTTTGCTCGTATCAACGGGCAATCCGTTGGATTTGTTGCCAACCAGCCCATGGTTCTTGCCGGAGTTCTTGACGTTGATTCTTCGGACAAAGCTGCCCGGTTTGTCCGATTCTGTGACTCTTTTAATATACCATTAATCACTTTCGTTGACTTACCTGGGTACCTGCCAGGCATTGACCAGGAACATGCCGGTGTCATACGCCATGGGGCAAAAGTTCTTTATTCATATTCTGAAGCTACAGTTCCTAAAATCACAGTTATTCTGAGAAAAGCATATGGCGGTGGCTATATTGCCATGTGTTCTCACCATTTAAGGGCAGATTTCGTCCTTGCCTGGCCAACGGCAGAAATTGCCGTGATGGGTCCAGAAGGTGCAGCAAATATTATTTTTAAAAATGAAATTCTCAACGCTCCCAACCCCGAAGAAGCACGCAGAAAAAAAATAGAAGATTATAAGGAAAAATTTGCCAACCCATACGTAGCAGCAGCATATGGTTATGTTGATGCCGTGATTGACCCCCTTGAAACCAGAAACTTTATTACTCATGCACTCGAAATTTCTGCACAAAAAAAAGAAGACAGACCTATTAAAAAACATGGTATTCCTCCCTTTTAA
- a CDS encoding acetyl-CoA carboxylase biotin carboxyl carrier protein subunit — protein sequence MSKKKKLVKPELYILNVLGEDYSTTLTNKYKNRKPYSPYTHKHITSFIPGTIKKVFVEKGDEVISGQKLLILEAMKMDNEIITNISGKIKKVFVKSGQMVSKNELLIEIS from the coding sequence ATGAGTAAAAAAAAGAAACTTGTAAAACCGGAATTATATATTCTTAATGTGCTGGGAGAAGACTATAGTACTACACTAACTAACAAATACAAAAACAGAAAACCATATTCACCCTATACTCATAAACACATAACATCTTTTATTCCCGGTACCATTAAAAAAGTGTTTGTCGAAAAGGGAGATGAGGTGATAAGCGGGCAAAAACTTTTAATACTTGAAGCCATGAAAATGGATAATGAAATTATTACAAATATTTCAGGAAAAATTAAAAAAGTTTTTGTTAAATCAGGGCAAATGGTGAGTAAGAACGAGCTGTTGATAGAAATTTCCTAA
- a CDS encoding GH3 auxin-responsive promoter family protein, whose amino-acid sequence MALLNSVVSWIMKQRMHQIELFLKYPVEVQNDCMQWLVSSAKNTEWGIKYDYKSMISQEQFKERVPLSSYDQLKPYIERLRKGEKNILWPQEIKWFAKSSGTTSDKSKFIPMSEDAIEECHFKGGKDLLTLYCNNNPETKIFSGKGLALGGSHDMNEFNNDAFYGDLSAILIQNLPFWAQFIRTPDLSVSLMNEWESKLEKIVRFTINENVTNLSGVPSWMLLLVRRILEISGRDNLLEVWNNLELFVHGGISFIPYAEQFKKIIPSDKMNYIETYNASEGFFGIQDRNFADDMLLMLDYGIFYEFIPMEEFHKEHPQTKSLAEVETDKNYALIISTNAGLWRYIIGDTIKFTSLNPFRFKISGRTKNYINAFGEELMIDNADKALDIACKKTGAVINDYTAAPVYFEDNSNGTHEWCIEFETEPASLDYFGEVFDNALKAANSDYEAKRYHDMILKKPLLHNVPKGTFYNWMKKNNRLGGQYKVPRLYNGRKYIEEILNLTKQ is encoded by the coding sequence ATGGCTTTATTGAATTCGGTAGTGTCGTGGATTATGAAACAGCGTATGCATCAGATAGAGCTGTTTTTAAAGTATCCTGTTGAAGTACAGAATGACTGCATGCAATGGCTGGTATCTTCTGCAAAAAATACCGAATGGGGCATTAAATATGATTATAAATCAATGATTTCGCAAGAACAGTTTAAAGAAAGGGTTCCGTTGTCTTCTTATGACCAATTGAAACCATATATTGAGCGTTTGCGCAAGGGAGAAAAAAACATATTATGGCCACAGGAAATCAAATGGTTTGCGAAATCATCAGGGACAACGTCTGATAAAAGCAAGTTTATTCCCATGAGTGAAGATGCCATTGAAGAATGTCATTTTAAAGGAGGCAAGGATTTGCTTACACTATACTGCAATAATAACCCCGAAACAAAAATATTTTCAGGAAAAGGGCTTGCCCTTGGTGGCAGTCATGATATGAACGAGTTTAATAATGATGCTTTTTATGGTGATTTGTCAGCCATACTTATACAAAACCTTCCGTTTTGGGCACAATTTATCAGAACCCCCGACCTTTCGGTATCTTTAATGAATGAATGGGAAAGCAAGCTTGAAAAAATTGTCAGATTCACCATAAACGAAAATGTTACTAATTTGTCGGGAGTCCCTTCCTGGATGCTTCTTCTGGTAAGGCGCATACTTGAAATTTCGGGCCGTGACAACCTACTTGAAGTCTGGAACAATCTGGAGTTGTTTGTCCACGGAGGCATAAGCTTTATTCCCTATGCTGAACAATTCAAGAAAATTATTCCTTCAGATAAAATGAATTATATTGAAACCTATAATGCCTCCGAAGGTTTCTTTGGGATACAAGACCGTAACTTTGCGGATGATATGCTTCTGATGCTGGATTACGGTATATTTTATGAGTTTATACCTATGGAGGAATTTCATAAAGAGCATCCTCAAACCAAATCACTTGCTGAGGTAGAAACAGATAAAAATTACGCACTGATTATTTCAACCAATGCAGGTTTGTGGAGGTATATCATCGGCGATACAATAAAATTTACCTCGCTGAATCCTTTCAGGTTTAAAATATCAGGGAGGACTAAGAATTACATAAATGCATTTGGAGAAGAATTAATGATTGACAATGCAGATAAAGCTCTGGATATCGCCTGTAAAAAAACAGGTGCCGTGATAAATGATTATACAGCAGCACCGGTATATTTTGAGGATAATAGCAATGGCACCCATGAATGGTGTATTGAATTTGAAACAGAACCTGCCAGTTTGGATTATTTTGGTGAAGTTTTTGATAATGCATTGAAAGCTGCCAATTCGGATTATGAAGCAAAAAGATATCATGATATGATTTTAAAAAAACCATTACTTCACAATGTGCCTAAAGGGACTTTTTACAATTGGATGAAAAAAAACAACAGGCTGGGGGGGCAATACAAAGTACCCAGGTTATACAACGGGCGAAAATATATTGAAGAGATTTTGAATTTAACGAAACAATGA
- a CDS encoding glycine--tRNA ligase, translating into MANNEELFRKIIAHAKEYGFVFPSSEIYDGLSAVYDYGQYGVELKNNIRAYWWKWMVQYNENIVGLDSAIFMHPAIWKASGHVDAFNDPMIDNKDSKKRYRADVLVEDYIAKIEEKIEKEVVKASQRFGDTFDKKLYRETNPRVTEYQKKIDDIKSRFYSMLDKNDFGGIKVLIEELGIVCPISGSKNWTDVRQFNLMFSTRMGSVSDDSDALYLRPETAQGIFVNFLNVMKSGRMKIPFGIAQAGKAFRNEIVARQFIFRMREFEQMEMQFFVRPGEELKWYEHWKEERMKWHLSLGIAAEKYRFHNHEKLAHYANAACDIEFHFPIGFKELEGIHSRTDFDLMAHQKYSGKKLQYFDPETNESYVPYVIETSIGLDRTFLAILSHSYKEETLEDGSVREMMNIPPVLAPIKVAVLPLVKKDGMPEKARRIFDSLKLNFMCQYDEKDAIGRRYRRQDSIGTPFCITIDNETLQNNTVTIRYRDTMLQERINAENVSLFISEKINQ; encoded by the coding sequence ATGGCAAATAACGAAGAATTATTCCGCAAAATCATTGCACATGCTAAAGAGTACGGCTTTGTTTTTCCGTCAAGCGAAATTTATGACGGGCTCAGTGCTGTTTACGATTACGGGCAATACGGTGTAGAACTGAAAAACAACATCAGGGCGTATTGGTGGAAATGGATGGTGCAATACAATGAAAATATCGTTGGCCTTGATTCGGCGATTTTTATGCATCCTGCCATCTGGAAAGCTTCGGGGCATGTTGATGCTTTTAATGACCCTATGATTGACAATAAAGATTCTAAAAAACGTTACCGTGCTGATGTCCTTGTAGAAGATTATATTGCCAAAATAGAAGAGAAAATTGAAAAAGAGGTTGTAAAAGCGTCTCAGCGTTTTGGTGATACTTTTGATAAAAAACTATATCGTGAGACCAATCCACGAGTTACAGAATATCAGAAAAAAATTGACGATATTAAGTCCCGTTTTTATTCGATGCTTGACAAAAATGATTTCGGGGGAATAAAAGTTTTGATTGAAGAATTGGGTATCGTTTGCCCCATTTCCGGGTCTAAAAACTGGACAGATGTTAGGCAATTCAACCTCATGTTTTCAACCCGTATGGGTTCGGTAAGCGATGATTCCGATGCTTTGTACTTACGCCCCGAAACAGCTCAGGGGATATTTGTAAACTTTTTGAATGTTATGAAAAGCGGAAGAATGAAAATACCTTTTGGTATTGCCCAGGCCGGTAAGGCTTTCCGCAATGAGATTGTTGCCCGGCAGTTTATTTTCCGCATGCGCGAGTTTGAACAAATGGAAATGCAGTTTTTTGTACGCCCCGGAGAAGAACTAAAATGGTATGAGCATTGGAAAGAAGAAAGAATGAAGTGGCATCTGTCACTGGGAATAGCCGCAGAAAAATACCGCTTCCACAACCATGAAAAACTGGCACACTATGCCAATGCCGCCTGTGATATCGAGTTTCATTTCCCTATCGGATTTAAGGAATTAGAAGGCATTCACTCCCGTACAGATTTTGACCTGATGGCTCACCAAAAATATTCTGGAAAAAAGCTGCAGTATTTCGACCCTGAAACCAATGAAAGTTATGTTCCTTATGTTATTGAAACCTCTATTGGCCTTGACCGGACATTTCTCGCTATCCTAAGCCATTCTTACAAAGAAGAAACGCTGGAAGATGGTTCTGTCAGGGAAATGATGAATATCCCTCCCGTTCTGGCTCCCATTAAAGTTGCGGTGCTTCCCCTCGTGAAAAAAGACGGAATGCCTGAAAAAGCACGCCGTATTTTTGACTCTCTGAAACTTAATTTTATGTGCCAGTACGATGAAAAAGACGCCATAGGCAGAAGGTACCGAAGGCAGGATTCTATCGGAACTCCTTTTTGCATAACCATTGACAATGAGACATTACAGAACAATACCGTTACTATCCGTTACCGCGATACTATGCTGCAGGAACGAATTAATGCGGAAAATGTAAGCCTGTTTATATCAGAAAAAATAAATCAATAA
- a CDS encoding glycosyltransferase family 2 protein: MKISVILPVFNEGDNIIPMYHKLKEVIAPSGLEPEFVFINDGSTDGSYSIIKNLSLENRNVKFVNFSRNFGHQAALTAGLDYASGDAVITMDCDFQDPPELIPEMIKKWQEGNEVVYTRRKQRKDGFFKTITAKLYYKIIYWFSEFKIHGNVGDFRLLGKKALAEINKMREKSRYLRGMVPWIGFQFAILDYERPLRIHGKTGYKFLQMFRLGMNGLLSFSLAPIRFGLIAGFFIIFSGIGFLIYMFFNYMINDQFYKLLEWMAVVNYILIGFLLIMIWIIAEYIGKIFNETKNRPIYIINDTGNIENIK; the protein is encoded by the coding sequence ATGAAAATTTCCGTCATTTTACCCGTTTTCAATGAAGGGGATAATATTATCCCTATGTATCATAAACTTAAGGAAGTTATTGCCCCTTCGGGATTAGAGCCTGAATTTGTTTTTATAAATGATGGAAGCACTGATGGCTCTTACTCAATAATAAAAAATTTGTCTCTGGAAAACAGAAATGTTAAATTTGTCAATTTTTCAAGAAATTTCGGACATCAGGCTGCGTTAACCGCAGGGTTGGATTATGCCAGTGGCGATGCGGTAATAACTATGGATTGTGACTTTCAGGACCCGCCCGAGCTGATTCCGGAAATGATAAAAAAATGGCAGGAGGGCAATGAAGTTGTTTATACAAGAAGAAAACAAAGAAAAGACGGCTTCTTTAAAACTATTACTGCTAAATTATATTATAAAATTATTTACTGGTTTTCAGAATTCAAAATTCACGGAAATGTGGGTGATTTTCGCCTGCTCGGCAAAAAAGCGCTGGCAGAAATCAACAAAATGCGAGAAAAATCGAGATACCTGAGGGGGATGGTTCCCTGGATCGGATTTCAGTTTGCCATATTGGATTATGAACGCCCGTTAAGGATACACGGAAAAACCGGATATAAATTTTTACAAATGTTCAGGCTAGGCATGAACGGCTTGTTAAGTTTTTCTTTAGCCCCAATACGTTTTGGCCTGATTGCCGGGTTTTTTATCATTTTTTCAGGAATTGGATTTCTGATATACATGTTTTTTAATTATATGATTAACGACCAGTTTTATAAATTACTTGAGTGGATGGCTGTTGTTAATTATATTTTGATAGGTTTTCTTCTAATTATGATTTGGATTATTGCCGAGTACATCGGAAAAATTTTTAATGAAACAAAAAACAGGCCTATTTACATTATTAACGATACAGGCAATATCGAAAATATCAAATGA
- a CDS encoding glycosyltransferase family 4 protein — protein sequence MKILVLNYEYPPLGGGAGVITQQISEGLAYLGHNITVVTTWFEKLPENEEKDNLKIIRLKSARKYTYRSNVFEMLSWIKHSKKFLAAYCCENKLDVCLTNFSLPGGEVGFFLKKRFGIPYTVISHGHDIPWYFAKEMFFYHLLTYFRIKKICKASAFNFLLNADMKKNADKFLGEKDTSKNIIIPNGCDMDFFKPGQHKKSGTFKILFTGRLVQQKDPFTFLGALKQLAEKQVRFTAIIVGDGILRNDMEKYVKNNFLTNNVTFKGWMTREQILEEYQSASVFVQTSIYEAMSVAPLEAMACGTYVICTPAGANRDIIFENENGDTFSTGNSSELSEKLFNFYNTKYKNGLVVSSELIDKIRTLYCWRNRIILKYQEYLGKSCR from the coding sequence ATGAAAATCCTGGTTCTCAATTATGAATATCCGCCCTTAGGCGGAGGAGCCGGGGTTATTACGCAACAAATTTCTGAAGGGCTGGCATATCTTGGCCATAATATTACTGTTGTTACAACCTGGTTTGAAAAACTTCCTGAGAACGAAGAAAAAGACAACCTCAAAATCATCCGCCTGAAATCTGCCAGAAAATATACTTATCGTTCCAATGTTTTTGAGATGCTTTCCTGGATAAAGCACAGTAAAAAATTCCTTGCTGCTTATTGCTGTGAAAACAAATTAGATGTCTGCCTTACAAATTTCTCACTGCCCGGAGGAGAAGTGGGGTTTTTTCTTAAAAAAAGATTCGGCATCCCTTATACGGTAATTTCTCACGGACACGACATCCCCTGGTACTTTGCTAAAGAAATGTTTTTTTATCATTTGCTTACCTATTTTCGTATTAAGAAAATCTGCAAAGCATCGGCATTTAATTTTTTACTGAACGCCGACATGAAAAAAAATGCAGATAAATTTCTTGGTGAGAAAGACACAAGCAAAAACATTATAATACCAAACGGTTGTGATATGGATTTTTTCAAACCCGGGCAACATAAGAAATCCGGCACATTTAAAATTTTATTTACCGGCAGGCTCGTTCAGCAAAAAGATCCGTTTACTTTTCTGGGTGCTTTGAAGCAACTGGCAGAAAAACAAGTGCGCTTTACGGCAATCATTGTGGGGGACGGTATATTAAGAAATGACATGGAGAAGTATGTTAAAAACAATTTTCTGACAAATAATGTTACATTTAAAGGATGGATGACAAGAGAACAAATATTGGAAGAATACCAGTCTGCCAGTGTTTTTGTTCAGACATCAATTTATGAAGCCATGTCGGTGGCGCCTCTCGAAGCTATGGCTTGTGGCACGTATGTTATTTGCACACCAGCCGGAGCAAACAGGGATATTATTTTTGAAAATGAAAACGGCGATACTTTCTCCACAGGCAATTCATCAGAACTCTCAGAAAAACTTTTTAACTTTTATAACACAAAGTATAAAAACGGGCTTGTTGTGAGCAGTGAACTAATTGATAAAATACGGACTTTATACTGTTGGCGTAATCGTATTATTTTAAAATATCAGGAGTACCTGGGAAAAAGCTGCCGGTAA
- a CDS encoding GDSL-type esterase/lipase family protein, producing the protein MKLFNSESGKQHFWFKTILFSVITALAIFFGYLLLRYSMAMFITAVLMILFIITLLWYILKLIAKKIRLSPGKYKTLKTVLIIFGCIWLCAETVLRIAGLNKSYNEQNGSFYVSGYNVIKSYINEEQPDVYCNKPNSTYMSNGKGFFFPVTANNDGFRDINHPITKEENEYRIICLGNSFTEGIGAPYDSTWPALLKEKLKNNTTKKITVLNAGISSSDPFFEYKLLEKKLLKYSPDMVLLALGSSDFEFYRMRGGFERFTGSGIKYRKAPWWERLYAVSYIFRYAINNILHYNNLLPQSENQKILIEAEKEISKCINKYYELSRKKNIKLVIVIIDDGNPFYIPIIKKLKKENIIPVFDLRDYNNNIAGINPGNRSGLYWETDGHFNSKGYNLMAKGIEWNLKQAGILDSLNFN; encoded by the coding sequence GTGAAATTATTTAATTCAGAATCCGGCAAACAGCACTTTTGGTTTAAAACGATACTGTTTTCTGTGATTACCGCCCTGGCGATTTTTTTCGGGTACCTTCTGTTAAGATATTCCATGGCGATGTTTATAACGGCAGTGCTGATGATTTTATTTATTATCACATTACTGTGGTACATTTTAAAACTGATTGCAAAAAAAATCAGGCTGTCGCCCGGGAAATATAAAACATTAAAAACAGTATTGATTATTTTCGGATGTATCTGGCTTTGTGCCGAAACAGTCCTGCGTATTGCAGGATTAAATAAAAGTTATAACGAACAAAATGGTTCCTTTTATGTTTCGGGATATAATGTAATTAAAAGTTACATAAATGAAGAACAGCCGGATGTTTATTGCAATAAGCCCAATTCAACATACATGTCAAATGGGAAAGGATTTTTTTTCCCTGTAACAGCAAATAATGATGGATTCCGTGACATTAATCATCCTATTACTAAGGAAGAAAATGAATACCGTATTATCTGCCTGGGAAATTCTTTCACAGAAGGCATAGGCGCACCTTATGATTCCACATGGCCGGCACTGCTGAAGGAAAAGCTGAAAAATAATACTACAAAAAAAATCACTGTTTTAAATGCCGGAATATCATCATCCGATCCGTTTTTTGAATACAAATTGCTCGAAAAAAAACTGTTAAAGTATTCTCCCGATATGGTTTTGCTTGCATTAGGCTCTTCTGATTTTGAATTTTACCGTATGAGAGGCGGCTTTGAGCGATTTACCGGCTCGGGAATAAAATACAGAAAAGCCCCATGGTGGGAAAGATTGTACGCCGTTAGCTATATTTTTCGCTATGCCATTAATAATATTTTACATTACAATAATTTGTTACCCCAAAGCGAAAACCAGAAAATACTCATAGAAGCCGAAAAAGAAATTTCTAAGTGTATAAATAAATATTATGAATTATCACGTAAGAAAAATATTAAACTTGTAATTGTAATTATTGACGATGGGAATCCTTTTTATATCCCAATTATTAAAAAACTAAAAAAAGAAAATATTATACCTGTCTTTGATTTGAGAGATTATAATAATAATATTGCGGGTATTAATCCGGGAAACAGGAGTGGTTTATACTGGGAAACTGACGGGCACTTTAATTCCAAAGGATATAACCTTATGGCAAAAGGCATAGAATGGAATTTAAAACAGGCGGGAATTTTAGATTCACTAAATTTTAATTAA
- a CDS encoding DUF5989 family protein codes for METLKDLWNFMKVRKKWWLLPIIIVLLLVGVLIVFGSGSAIAPFVYTLF; via the coding sequence ATGGAAACATTAAAGGATTTATGGAATTTTATGAAAGTACGGAAAAAATGGTGGTTGCTGCCAATTATCATAGTATTGCTGCTGGTAGGGGTACTTATTGTTTTCGGAAGCGGTTCAGCCATAGCTCCTTTTGTTTACACTTTGTTTTAA